Proteins from one Telopea speciosissima isolate NSW1024214 ecotype Mountain lineage chromosome 1, Tspe_v1, whole genome shotgun sequence genomic window:
- the LOC122640213 gene encoding nudix hydrolase 26, chloroplastic-like isoform X2, which translates to MVPLGRFVFLNPSFFRAHRPALPTPATSFPYCPSKSGKLTDLHNLKHLKLVSSSSSSCSSLLSSSSSMEAPPEGYRRNVGICLINSSNKIFTASRLDIPGAWQMPQGGVDEGEEPKNAAIRELREETGVTSAEVLAEVPYWLAYDFPPEVREKLNRQWGSNWKGQAQKWFLLRFTGKDEEINLLGDGTEKAEFGEWSWMTPQQVVELVVDFKKPVYDEVLKVFTPYLQSDSSGQVL; encoded by the exons ATGGTTCCGTTGGGTCGATTCGTTTTCTTAAATCCCTCATTTTTTCGTGCCCATCGCCCGGCTCTGCCAACGCCGGCAACGTCCTTCCCATATTGCCCTTCTAAATCGGGCAAATTGACCGACCTGCACAACCTTAAGCACTTGAAGCTtgtctcctcctcttcctcctcctgctcgTCGTTactgtcatcatcatcctccatgGAAGCTCCTCCGGAAGGTTACAGGAGAAATGTTGGCATCTGTCTCATCAATTCTTCTAATAAG atCTTTACTGCTTCAAGGCTGGATATTCCGGGCGCCTGGCAAATGCCGCAG GGTGGTGTTGATGAGGGTGAAGAACCAAAAAATGCAGCTATTAGAGAATTGAGAGAGGAAACAGGAGTTACTTCCGCCGAAGTTCTTGCAGAG GTTCCTTATTGGTTGGCTTATGATTTTCCACCGGAGGTTAGAGAAAAGCTTAATCGTCAATGGGGATCAAACTGGAAAGGTCAAGCACAGAAGTG GTTTCTTCTTAGATTCACTGGAAAAGACGAAGAGATAAACCTTTTGGGTGATGGAACAGAAAAGGCTGAGTTTGGGGAGTGGTCATGGATGACTCCGCAACAAGTAGTTGAACTTGTGG TTGATTTCAAGAAGCCTGTATATGATGAAGTTCTGAAAGTCTTCACTCCCTATCTTCAGTCAGATTCTTCTGGACAGGTGTTATAG
- the LOC122640213 gene encoding nudix hydrolase 26, chloroplastic-like isoform X1, which translates to MVPLGRFVFLNPSFFRAHRPALPTPATSFPYCPSKSGKLTDLHNLKHLKLVSSSSSSCSSLLSSSSSMEAPPEGYRRNVGICLINSSNKIFTASRLDIPGAWQMPQGGVDEGEEPKNAAIRELREETGVTSAEVLAEVPYWLAYDFPPEVREKLNRQWGSNWKGQAQKWFLLRFTGKDEEINLLGDGTEKAEFGEWSWMTPQQVVELTVDFKKPVYDEVLKVFTPYLQSDSSGQVL; encoded by the exons ATGGTTCCGTTGGGTCGATTCGTTTTCTTAAATCCCTCATTTTTTCGTGCCCATCGCCCGGCTCTGCCAACGCCGGCAACGTCCTTCCCATATTGCCCTTCTAAATCGGGCAAATTGACCGACCTGCACAACCTTAAGCACTTGAAGCTtgtctcctcctcttcctcctcctgctcgTCGTTactgtcatcatcatcctccatgGAAGCTCCTCCGGAAGGTTACAGGAGAAATGTTGGCATCTGTCTCATCAATTCTTCTAATAAG atCTTTACTGCTTCAAGGCTGGATATTCCGGGCGCCTGGCAAATGCCGCAG GGTGGTGTTGATGAGGGTGAAGAACCAAAAAATGCAGCTATTAGAGAATTGAGAGAGGAAACAGGAGTTACTTCCGCCGAAGTTCTTGCAGAG GTTCCTTATTGGTTGGCTTATGATTTTCCACCGGAGGTTAGAGAAAAGCTTAATCGTCAATGGGGATCAAACTGGAAAGGTCAAGCACAGAAGTG GTTTCTTCTTAGATTCACTGGAAAAGACGAAGAGATAAACCTTTTGGGTGATGGAACAGAAAAGGCTGAGTTTGGGGAGTGGTCATGGATGACTCCGCAACAAGTAGTTGAACTT ACAGTTGATTTCAAGAAGCCTGTATATGATGAAGTTCTGAAAGTCTTCACTCCCTATCTTCAGTCAGATTCTTCTGGACAGGTGTTATAG